The window TTAAAACTAGTGTTTTATTAGGAGTATATCAAAATTATCAAAAAAAATCCTCATAAACTAAGCCCAATTTATGATGATAGTCAATTAGTAGAATTATACGCCTCCGAAATTACGATTCATTATTTTCCAGGAAACAAGGATAATATTAAAGTAACTTATCTGGAAGATATAATTGATTAAAAACTTTGGGAAAATATTATATTTTATAATAATATAATGTATAATTTGTTGTGAGTTAATAATATAAAGTTTGGAATTATTAGCTCCTTGTCCGGTAAGGACCAATAGACCATAAGGAGGAAATTTTAAAGTGCGTAAATATGAAATTATGTATATTTTAAACCCAGAAAGTAATGATATTAAAGCATTACAAAACAAATTGCATGCTATTTTAGAAAATAATGGTGCAAAAATTGAAGAAATTGGTGACTGGGGAGTAATGGAATTAGCTTATCCAATTAAAAAAAGAAAAAAAGGACATTATACAGTTTTAATTGTTAATACAACTGCTCAAAATGTTGATGAATTTGTCCGTATTAGTCATATTGAACCAGATGTGTTAAGAATTTTAGTAATTAACACAGAAAAAGAAAAAGTATATCTCCAATCAACAAAATATGCAAAAACAGAAGTAAAAAACGATAAAGTCGAAAGAAATGATCGTAAACCTGGTGGCAAAAAATTTGAAAAAA is drawn from Spiroplasma mirum ATCC 29335 and contains these coding sequences:
- the rpsF gene encoding 30S ribosomal protein S6 is translated as MRKYEIMYILNPESNDIKALQNKLHAILENNGAKIEEIGDWGVMELAYPIKKRKKGHYTVLIVNTTAQNVDEFVRISHIEPDVLRILVINTEKEKVYLQSTKYAKTEVKNDKVERNDRKPGGKKFEKKWDRLDNNQQPAESENSVKKDQ